Proteins encoded in a region of the Thunnus maccoyii chromosome 4, fThuMac1.1, whole genome shotgun sequence genome:
- the gpr173 gene encoding probable G-protein coupled receptor 173, which yields MGGGAIGMANGNESSEGPAGPMAAVVATTGGMVAESPSSALSTYIKLVLLGLIICISLVGNLVVSLLVLRDQALHKAPYYFLLDLCLADTIRSAICFPFVLVSIKNGSAWTYSVLSCKVVAFMAVLFCFHAAFMLFCISVTRYMAIAHHRFYSKRMTFWTCVAVVCMVWTLSVAMAFPPVFDVGTYKFIREEDQCIFEHRYFKANDTLGFMLMLAVLILATHVVYMKLILFEYKHRKMKPVQMVPAISQNWTFHGPGATGQAAANWIAGFGRGPMPPTLLGIRQNLHNQNRRLLGMEEFKVEKQLGRMFYVITLLFLVLWSPYIVACYWRVFVKACTIPHRYLSTTVWMSFAQAGVNPIVCFFLNKDLKKGLLSHLPACCRTKPHLPREPYCVM from the coding sequence ATGGGTGGGGGGGCAATCGGGATGGCGAATGGAAACGAGAGCAGCGAGGGGCCTGCAGGACCCATGGCAGCAGTGGTGGCTACCACAGGAGGTATGGTAGCAGAGAgtccctcctctgctctctctacCTACATCAAACTGGTGCTACTGGGGCTGATCATCTGCATCAGTCTGGTAGGCAACCTGGTGGTGTCTCTGCTGGTACTGCGGGACCAGGCCCTGCACAAGGCACCTTATTACTTCCTGTTGGACCTGTGTCTGGCAGACACCATTCGCTCAGCCATCTGCTTCCCCTTTGTGCTGGTGTCTATAAAGAACGGCTCAGCCTGGACCTACAGCGTGCTGAGCTGCAAGGTGGTGGCCTTCATGGCGGTGCTCTTCTGCTTCCATGCCGCCTTCATGCTGTTCTGCATCAGTGTTACACGCTACATGGCAATTGCACACCACCGCTTTTACTCAAAGCGCATGACATTCTGGACATGCGTGGCTGTGGTGTGCATGGTGTGGACGCTGTCTGTGGCGATGGCTTTCCCGCCTGTTTTTGATGTGGGCACTTACAAATTCATTCGCGAGGAGGACCAGTGCATCTTTGAGCATCGCTACTTCAAGGCTAACGACACGCTAGGCTTCATGCTAATGCTGGCTGTGCTCATTCTAGCAACACATGTTGTCTACATGAAGTTAATCCTCTTTGAGTACAAGCACCGCAAGATGAAGCCAGTCCAGATGGTGCCGGCCATCAGTCAGAACTGGACCTTCCACGGGCCGGGGGCTACTGGCCAAGCAGCAGCCAACTGGATTGCGGGCTTCGGCAGGGGTCCGATGCCACCCACCCTGCTGGGAATCCGGCAGAACTTGCACAACCAGAACCGGCGCCTGTTGGGCATGGAGGAGTTCAAAGTGGAGAAGCAGCTTGGCAGGATGTTCTACGTGATCACCCTGCTGTTCCTGGTGCTCTGGTCTCCCTACATAGTGGCTTGCTATTGGAGGGTGTTTGTCAAGGCTTGCACAATACCACACCGGTACCTCTCCACCACCGTGTGGATGAGTTTCGCCCAAGCCGGTGTCAACCCTATTGTCTGTTTCTTCCTTAACAAAGACTTGAAGAAAGGGCTTCTTTCCCACCTACCAGCCTGCTGCAGGACTAAACCTCATCTGCCACGAGAGCCTTATTGTGTCATGTAA